A region of the Leptolyngbya sp. CCY15150 genome:
CGCCAAGATTGGTTTCGCCTCTATCTCCTGCCGGAAGCCCTGAGCACCCTGCAGCGAGCGATCGCCCCCGTGCGGGAAACGCAAGGCGTGGTGGCCCTGTTGGATAACCGCGTCAATCATCGGAGCTACGGACAACAGGTGTTAGAAGCCCTCAGCCCCATGGCGCGGCTGAGCTATGTCGATACCAGCTTATTTCCCCATATGGATTATCGGTAAATAAATTATCGCTCATGGGGAGACGTTCCGAGAATGCGATCTAGCCGCTGCTGAGCCTGAGATAAAGCTTCCTCCGGTGATTTTGACTGTAGCACCACAGCTTCGATCGCTCTCCCCAGTTGATCCGACAGACGATTGTAGTTGGCAAAAATCGGCCGCGATCGCCCCTGCTCAGCCTGGTCGAGAAAAATCTGTAGGGCAGGCTGGTCTTGCACCACAGCTTGGTAGGACTCACTTTGCCGCGATCGCAGATTGACGGGTAAATAACCGGTGCCGATGGCCCACTGGGTTTGGGCGGCTTCACTCACGAGGAATTCAGCAACCTGCAGCGCTGCCTGCTCTCGTTCAGGCTGGGTACGGAAAATAAATAAATTCTCGCCGCCAATCGCGGTGGCGGGCTGCTGATCCATGGGAATGGACATCACGGCAAAATCCACCCCCGTCGATCGCAGTTCTCGCAAGGTCCACGGCCCGGTAAGCTGCATCGCTACCTTACCTGCCAGAAAATCCGTTAGCTCATAGCCACGCTCGGGCTGGGAGAGCAGGGCGGAGCCGTCTGCAACTAAGTCTTGCCACAGGTGCAGGGCAGCGATCGCTTCTGGCGTGACGAGATGAATCTGGCCATGATCCAGCAGATCCCCGGCTGCACTCCAAAGAAACGATAGCCACATAAACACCGTCCATTCTCCCTTACCCAGGGGCAGGAGAATGCCGTGCCGGGGAGGATGGGCGTCCCTATCTGTCAACTGCTGAGCGACCC
Encoded here:
- a CDS encoding ABC transporter substrate-binding protein — protein: MSNLHQHRWRRSLSILLILLLWGVAGCQPLQARDSNGIQHLTLWHGVNPPANRDVLDDLVAQFNQSHDQIELEALYVGQGDQQIPKILTAVLGQSPPDLLWYAPMLTGQLVELDAIRPLDDWYAQTKLLDDLDPSLYEAIALEDHLWSVPFGVNNVGIFYRPSLFAEAGIADLPRTWDELRRVAQQLTDRDAHPPRHGILLPLGKGEWTVFMWLSFLWSAAGDLLDHGQIHLVTPEAIAALHLWQDLVADGSALLSQPERGYELTDFLAGKVAMQLTGPWTLRELRSTGVDFAVMSIPMDQQPATAIGGENLFIFRTQPEREQAALQVAEFLVSEAAQTQWAIGTGYLPVNLRSRQSESYQAVVQDQPALQIFLDQAEQGRSRPIFANYNRLSDQLGRAIEAVVLQSKSPEEALSQAQQRLDRILGTSPHER